Within the Pseudorasbora parva isolate DD20220531a chromosome 15, ASM2467924v1, whole genome shotgun sequence genome, the region TTATCTTACCAGATAAGATATTTGGCCACATTAAGAGGAAATATAATTAGTACTTTGAATACTGGCAGTGTTTTCGTGTTTACTTTCTCTTTAGGTCACAGGCCCACTTCATTATCAAGTTTCTGTTTCCTTTGCCACAGTTTTTCTTCCTTTGCTAGTTAAGTCTTGGCTCAACATATGAAAATGGACATAGTCCAAATATAAAGAGGAAGTGTTAGCTAAGACTTGTGAGAACTCACAGGACTAGTGTATTATGTGACGCTTTTATAACCCCCGAATAAAGAACATAGGCAGGAAATGACAAAAGTTAAACTGGTTACAATAGAGTTACAATGATGTTAGTGTTAGAAATGCTAGCCGTATATCTAATGATCTGGAGCGCATACGTTAAGATGCTTTTTGGAAGCATCAGCTTCTCTCACTTGTCTTTTAGCTAGGCAAAAACAAGCACAATTTTGGGCACAATTGACTGCCTGCACACCTAATGGTTTGGTGAAATTTATCAAAGCCAGTGTTACCTGGTGCACTTTCCTTGTTTTGAAAAAGTTGCAATGTAACCGTAATCTTCTCGTCTGTATTGTCATGTACATCTGAGTGAAATGgatttcaaaaaagaaaaatgtagggTGGGTCTTGTTTATGTCCATCAGTTGTTCATCAGATAGAATGTGGATAGAATGCAGATCTGAATGCAAGCTTGCAATTCATTGTAAGAAAGGATCGAAGTTTAAGCTgacaaaatgataaaaaaaagtctGGCATACTTGTcaggctatcaccagaccaagctcaatttaagactgaacattggtctggggagtctgttctgtattttctactacaCAAGAgacgtgatcaacgagcattattcaaatgactctgtatgatattggatagtccttcaaccagtcAGACCACATGAGGTGTGATATACGAGCAACGACCCattgcttctctatccgtcatcgtgttaaacctaCCAATAGCACACCAGGtgaataagccagtctgtgattggttcacccaaaagtgtaacagaagcagttgaaatgaatgaacaggtttccagactgagttgcagggtgAAATAAAAttgctggcagatcaggctaggtttacccagtctactgGCATACATCACCAGAGAGAAGTCTGttactttaaagctacactataagacttttccgtccgctaggggtgcctattcaaaacaaaggcgtagttttaTGACACCAGGTTTGAGCTAAAAATCCTGGGACATGTGAAAAAGAACCGGGCTAGGACTCATGCCGGGCTAggacagaaatcatgttcatggatgcgattattaccGTTATTGTAGTATGAAGCGGAGCAGGATCAAGttttgagggagctgagcaaggttgctggagcgattgttgccgATCACATGGCTCGCGAGCAGCaatacttttattatgacaggacagtcgccggcgccatttccgcttttccgttcatgagtatgaggtaacacagccGTGTTTATCACATCAGGAttgcatttaagtgtgtttaagataatgttatgacgttactctgtgcgttcactaagcggctgctgtgacacttattgcacactgctaagagtaaagcgtttctgccaaataaaaccggaaaccgagggtaaagcagatatgacacaattgacaggcgactccctcggACGTCACGGATCCTTGGTTAAAatcgcaattttctcacaatgtaAAAAGTAAGGAAAAGGAAAATTGCTAGCCTATTGCTAATATTTGTGTTTTCTTGCATGAAGGTTCCAGTGATTGCTGTGCTGGGCTCAGGGGGAGGTTTCAGGGCAATGGTCGGGTTCTCTGGCGTTATGAAGGCTTTGTATGAGTCTGGAGTTCTGGACTGCACCACATATGTTGCTGGACTCTCCGGATCCACCTGGTATGAGGACATTTAACAAAGCTTTTTATCATTGTATGTTCATCTTTTAAtttcttctaaaaaaaatcccaGTGCTAACCTACATTTACTTTTCTGTATCTCACAGGTACATGACTAGTTTGTACTCCCACCCAGAGTTCCCAACTAAGGGCCCAGAGCAGATAAACCAGGAGCTGATGAACCGTGTGAACAGTAACCCTCTCCGACTACTCCTTCCCAAACACATCACTAAATACGTACATGCCTTGTGGAGCAAGAAGGCCTCAGGACAGCCGGTTACCTTCACAGATATCTTTGGGATGTTGATTGGCGAGACACTAATTCCTGCTGTGAGAATCTGATCTTTTGGAGTGTCCTTTGCTTTTGCCTTTACTCATTCAGAAATATTATACAATGCACAGCTAGCAATACAAAGTCTCTTTCTGCTTTCCCTACAGAGGATGGACACCAAGTTGAGTGAATTGcaggaaaaaataaatgaagctcAGGCTCCTATGCCCTTGTTCACCTGCCTGCATGTAAAACCAGATGTCTCTGAGCTTAAGTTTGCAGGTAAATGCACATCTTTTTATATTGAGTCTCAAGTTTATTATAAATCACATTATCAGTATAACAATTCTTTTTACAATTTCTATGATTACAACGTCGAGTGTTTCTTCATAACTTCAGAAATGAATTTCCATTGAGCCAACTAATTGTCTAAGGTGATACTATACCTGGGAAATATACAAAGATCATTATCAGCTACATTGTTGTCATTGTATTCACTGAATGAATGAAGGGGGATGCCATTTGTAGTATTCTGACCTTTTGAATTGCCTGGGGAGAACCTGATTACGTCAGAGGATTAGCAAAAGTATGTGAACTATGTAAAATAACCCTTTTTTTAGTTCAAAGAACTCTTGTATTGTTTTTCTAAAGCCCAAAAAGCCCTGAAGTGCCACACGTTTTACTTCTTTAAAGATCTGTCTGCAATTGAATATAGGCCACAGACATTCTCTTAATTCTGTTGACTCACCAACATGACTGAGCAGGCCATGCCTTGTGAGCTGGCTGCTGCTCTTTCTGGTTTGAGACCGAAAAAAAAAAGCTCTATACACTTAGTAAAAACATTAATCTTATGTAAGAAAAGATTTACATTACATGTGAGCTGCATTTGAATGCACATAGCTATTTTAATagagtataataataataataatttaatatttttttaataatgaccTCTAAATTCATTCAAGTTTTTGGTATAAACATGAATCAGTACACTTTGTACAGTATAATTCCGACTGAATGAAAACAACTATTTAGACACGGAGACACTCAAGGGAATCACCCTCACGTCATATTCCATTGAGTTTCCAAAATGCGACAGAAAGACATCCGAACCACTCCTACCTCTACAATAGACTAAAACTGGCTGTCAATGCCTCAGACTTTGATTAATAATTTTGGTCTAAAAAAGCGTCAGAGTGTTTTCTGCAGGCCTTGTCACACAAAATGGCTTTTGTGTTGTGAACATTTTCTTTAGTTGATTCATGCATCTGCCTTCGTCATGTAACATGCGTTATCAAGGCTGTTAGGAAACTGAAATCTGAAACATTGCCTAAAACTATTTGAAATATGCAATTTGGAACCTAGTTTTGATCTGTTGTCCAAAATTCGACATCCTATTTTTACCTTGATTGCTACATGTTTCACAGACTTCTGTTAATTGGGAATACATTTCTATTGTGGTTATGGTTGTGTTTTGATTGGCATGTTTTTAATTGACAGACTGGGTGGAGTTCAGTCCGTATGAGATCGGAATGGCTAAATATGGAACCTTCATGACCCCTGACCTTTTTGGAAGCAAGTTCTTCAGAGGGAATGTGGTCAAGAAGCACAAGGAGAACCCTCTTCACTTCCTTATGGGTATGGGCTCTTTTTCTGAATTTCTCTTAGTAGTAAGCAGAGAACCATTATAAGAAAGTTAAAATATCAGTGCTTTTATGTAAATAGTGACAACACATAATTGGAATCTTtactgtcagtcaaatgtcACCTGATTTAAGGGTGTTGGTTCAGTCATTTGCAATAAAATCTCATTCTTTACTGTATTGTAATGCGAGACAAGTTAGTGTTGTAATGCAGTGGTGCAAACTCAAAATTCTAAATAATCACTCTGACCGTAAAGAAGCATTCTTCAAAGGGTGTATCGCAAGATAAAGTTTCACGACAGATTTACTCATTCTTTTTTAAAACAGTGACGTGAAGTTCTGCAAAACTATTTGTTTTCTACTGTTTCAGGCTATTCATCGGCTATAGAGCCTTATTTCTCACATTTCACAATTTTAGGCTGAAGACTGAATAAGATtgaatgaattaataaatgtcTGGATTATATTTCATCCTAATATCAATAAGAAGTTACACTAAAAAGAAGAATATGAAACTCCTAATGAAAAAATCTCTTTTTAggaatcatttttttcttttgatttgaAGGGAAAACTTGGTCAAATCTTCACGTTTTAGTAGATGGGAAACAGCGTGTTTGTGTTTCACAGGTGTGTGGGGCAGTGCCTTCTCCATCCTGTTCAACAGAATTCTGGGATTTAATGATGTGACGAATGGCAGCACCATGGAGGAAGAACTTGGTATGATCATTGACTGTAATCACAGATCAATCTTTTTAGTCACATGTGCATAATCATCTTTTTTCATTTGCATGCCACAGAACTTCATTCACAAAGTTCTACATAAACTTTGTATCTTGTGTGTTATATCTATATGTATTCGTAATATTCATGCAGTGTCAAAATAGCGATAGAGGAAGAAAATGTTGCAGAATGATGGTGCCTTTGGTGTTTGCATGTCTGATGGTAGGACGAGATTCATAAAACTGTGATGGTTATCAGGAAGCTACACCAAATTGTGATTACATTTGTGCACATGCAAACATCCTGGctggcgcacacacacacacacacacacactgtattcTTAGATGACCTGAGAGATTGATCTTAGTCAGACATCTGTTGGAGCTGATTTGCATTTTGTGGCTTTGACGCTAGTGTTTTCACAATTACTCTACAGAACAGATAAAACCAGAACACATTGTGGGAGAGGACAGTCTGGATAATGATGAAGACCCACAAAAAGGCAAGATTTTAGACCATGTACATTACACAGCAAGTATCTTAGAATAGgggatttatatatatatatatatatatatatatatatatatatatatatatatatatatatatatatatatatatatatatatatatatatacatatatatatatatatataatgcaaatcCCTAAATACAATGATTTTGATTTTGTCTTACACCTTCAGAGGACGAGTATCAGGCCAGCTGGATGCAGCGCATGGTTAGCTCTCTCTTCAGTGactcagttttttttaaaacacgtGAAGGCAGAGCTGgaaaagtacacaacttcatgcTGGGCTTAAGcctcaacaacaacaacgtgCCACTTTCTTCTTTCTATGAAACCGGCAGTCCCACAGAGGATGAGATTGATGCGGTCACAGGTCAGAGTTCATGTTTGTTATGGTCATTTAAGCTTACTGAATTAAAGGGTTAACCCTTTAACTTCAATTGTTGCCTTATTGTTCTTTTCTGATTTTGGACACtttcagacccatttgaatttGACCGTATCTACGAGCCATTAGACGTAAAGAGCAAGAAGATCCATGTGGTGGACAGTGGCTTGACCTTTAACCTTCCTTATCCCCTGATTTTAAGGCCTCAAAGAGGTGTAGACCTCATAATTTCCTTTGATTTTTCTGCCCGACCGAGTGACTCAAGTCCTCCATTTAAGGTTAGTACTAGAGATGTcagtgttaaagggatagttcacccaaaaatgaaaatttgatgtttatctgcttactcccagggcatccaagatgtaggtgtgtttgtttcttcagtagaacacaaattaagatttttaactccaacggTTGcactgtgccagtcatataatgcatttcAATGTGGTGTTTTTTTAATGAGAGTCACTATGAGAGTGAAAAACACATACGcatatgaatccatattaaaccctgttgCTCGCagtgacacattgatgtcttaaaggaagtgtatgtaagattgtggccaaaactggtactgcaatcactttcaaatgactgtagagcggtattccctctccccctccccctgacttgaggttgccagataggctgcaggatccagcaggaacgtttgtagctgtggtaactagagcagaacTGGCAACCCGTATGTctaaacactactgactttgtaattggtagataggtggagggcggagcttcaggccagaacacaacatgtcaacatcaacatcagttgagggctactacaacaacttttaaatgacaatatcctggccggactactgttgtcattgatataagtatttgaaattaacatgatttcttaaggTCTAGTGatatatcagggccattttatgattaattgaaatacatttcttacatacagttcctttaagacacaaaacgatcggtttctgcaagaaactgaacagtatttatggTATTTCTTGACCTCATGAAtttcatctagtattcccaacacCATTACTTCTGCCGGAGAAGGTCAAAATGACGGCGCGATCATAGTTTCTTGCAGAAACcaatcgttttgtgtcttaagacatcaatgtgtcgccacgagccacagggtttaatttgGATTCtcatgtctatgtgtttttttactttcatagtggctctcatagaaaacaccccattgacatgcattatatgagcaacggCTGGAGTTAagaatcttcatttgtgttcttctgaagaaacaaacacacctacatcttggattctctgggggtaagcagctaaacatcacatttccatttttgggtgaactatccctttaacactttattttagtatgataaattatattattgcaCGGCTTATTACTCTGGAACACTTGATTCTGATTAGTCAGTCACAGACTGATAATACAGACTCATCCAGGTTATGccgagttcagactgcacgattttcaaactcgttgGATCACtgttcttttcacactgcatgactatctggggaagccagtcactgctgtgttcacactgatcGATGGATTGGCAACAGGAGACAGgaggtttcacactgcatgacaaGAGGTACATAATCACAGCCaactctctccggtgcgcaaactacgtttcacAACCAAACTCACGTGAGACTGGAATTATGAAAAATTATAAACTGCAGAAAGTTTGTGATCCAAATTGTCTGTGAGCTGATTTGtagcaaaatatttttataaagtatttttcggtcaaaacacatttcacacagcaggattaTCAATCGCTAACAGGTCTAGATATTTATCgtgccaaatatctcacgggCGTCGGTGACTCGTcagcgattctctctgatcgcgtctctgatctttcacactgcgtgattgtcactcgagCATCGATTTATCTGTGATTTAGGGCATTTGACGGCGATTGCGCAAAACCTGTCAGCGAGTCAAAATCGGGGCTGagatcgtgcagtgtgaactctgCATAACTGAAGTCAGTGCTATAGGCTATGCTTACtaggaaaaaaaatcttcatggaATTTTCGGGTTTGGTTAgctaataaaatttaaaaactcAAATCAATATGTGTACAATTAGGCCTAATATGTCATCCGGGTATTGCAGACTCACTCTCTTGTTTCAAAATGCAACGATTGTTTTGTACACTGTAATGATTATAAGATAAACATCTAAGTTTTATCTATATTAAAATGCAATAACAGTTTTATCTCAAATCAGTATCTCTTATCCCCATAATTATTTATGTGGTGACATGCCGTGTAATAAGTAGTATGATGTAATAGCTAGAGTGGAAATCACCCAATCCACCTAAATTGTCATTATGGCTTAGTGATCTAAGAACTGAAAAACTTTTTCTTAGAGGATCAACCAGAGCATTTTACAAAACATGGGACCCTCTACTCCTCCCTCTTTAAACTAACTTAAGAAAGAGGAGcccttattattatttatttatttattattatttttattatcccatatttattgatttttctttctttctttctttctttctttctttctttctttctttctttctttctttctttctttctttctttctttctttctttctttctttctttctttctttctttctttctctatttatttattttgtgtcaaTGTCATTGTCTATTTTTCCTAGCAGCTGGGGTTGTTCTGTTGAGATGGGAATTTGTGGGTAACATTTTTTGGAAAAGCAATGCCTTTAGAAGTGTTTTTTGTCACTGAATACTTCCTATGTGCCTTGTTctgataaaaataataaaataaagaaatagtaTGACTGTACTGAATCCCTTAAATGTCGATTTGGTTTGAAGTTGCCGTTTGCTAGCAGCTGCTTTCTTCACGGAAgctttgcttttaaagaaataaaatatatttttttaaactcaagTCAGTATTTCATGTCTAATTATTTATGTGGCAAGTAGCAgctggatgtacattatcccttacataaacAATGCAGGATAGAAAAATAAATTAtctatgcatttttttgtgcaaataaCCATGTGATTTAGTTTACTGATTAATCAATCAGCATATAATGTAAAATCATGATCATACATGCACAGACAGCATATatgatgttttttgtttttaggaACTTCAGCTAGCTGAGAAATGGGCACGAATGAACAAACTTCCATTTCCCAAGATCGATCCAAAGGTGTTTGACCGAGAGGGGCTAAAGGAGTGTTATGTGTTTAAGCCCAAAAAAGGAGAAAGGAACTGCCCTACTGTCATCCATTTCGTCCTGGTCAATATCGAATTCAGGACATTTAAAGCCCCAGGTGTGTGTTCATTTGTTTGCACTTATGTCTGTTTACATagggtttttaaaaaaaagaaaagttagCATTGCAGATTTACAGGGATCTCCGTTAAAAAAAACGGAGACCTTTCCGGTGCGTCTTTATCTGTTTACACTGTCCTGCGACTTGCATATTTGTTTGTGTAGGAAGGTCTGTGTTTGACGGTTTTATGAGCTGGTTGATTTACATTCCTTTTTATATAATGCATGAAGTAGGTGTGTTTCTATATGTTTGTATTCAATCTGTTTATGCTTTGGAAGAAaaagataatattttattttaacattaaaaaacataatgATCAACAGACTAGTGACTTTAAATTACtcaagaaaaaagaagaaaaatcagGATGTTTTAAACCAATGTTTGGTGTATTTTGAAGGTGTTCCACGTGAAACAGACAAAGAGAGAGAATTTGCAGACTTTGACATCTTTGATGACCCAGAGACGCCCTACTCCACCTTCAACTTCCATTATTCCAAAAAAGCCTTCACCCAGTTGCATGATCTTATGGAATTTAACACGCTTAACAACATAGAGGTCAGTCCAGCTCATATTAATGCTTCTTTATATTCTTGTGCAGGTTTGATTGAAATTTTTTCTGTATCTATTGTATCTTCTGTATctttttttgaatatatttcaataatgttttttttaatcatgtttAGGCTTATTTATGCAAGTCATGTTTTAAATCCTTTATCACACTTTCTCTAGGTCATCAAAGAAGGCATAATGGACAGTATCTCATATAGGAAGGAGAGTCCATCTCGCTGCGcagtctctctttctctcagtgaaatacaaaacaaaaaactcctTAAGAGGGAGTCAAAAGGACAAGCATGCCAATAAGGAGGTTATTCTAGCCTCAAGAAGTTTACAGATGTCACACATCTCATCatggaaacttttttttaaaactgaaaaaCAACTCAACAGACTGTGAAACTAGATGATCTGGTTTGGTCCGCAGAACATTTTCCCTGTAGATTTTTAAAGATAACTGGTGCCTGACACCATGAAAATAGCACTTACAGCATAATTGTTGTCATTAAGTTATGCGGGTGTAGCAATTCCAGAGAGTGTAAAGTGGTAGAGTAGATAAATAAGTCAAATATTTCTTTCAAGATACATATGACTATTTAGGTGCTTAAAAATTTAAGAAGAAACTTCCGTCATCTGCATTTTGAAAAAATTCTAAATAGCTCCTTTTGTGTTTCTAAGAAGAaagttatacaggtttggaaggacaAGTAAATGATGAACATTGCAAAATCATCTTCCGATTATAAGGGAATCAATTCCAAGAAGACAGAAAGCACCTTTGGGCTtttggtgtgtttgtgtgtggtttAATGGCAACTCCTAAAACAACATTATATGATGTTATccttatttatgttttatgaacTAAGGGAgtgcctaaaaaaaaaaacaagtaataTCCTGAGGTACAAAGCAAAACATGAAACCATGGTAACCCACCACTTTCTCGCTCGAGTCAGTTTGaacagttgttttttttttttttttagccctGTCTTGTTTTAAGTTTCCGTTTAGATTCAGAGATAGTTTTATTTCTAACCGAGTCATTTCCTTATACTTTTAATCAGGATTATCTTCTAGTAAATGAATGAAAGGgaaaggagaggagaggaggggTGTCAGTTATTCCTCAAACTGACAATCCAATATcagtttgatgttatatattcTCTTTACACATACAATCATGCAGTCAATTCCTGTAGATCGTGCAGGctgcacaaaaagaaaaaaaactgacttTATAATATTTGCTCCACTATACCTGCTGCACCGATGAAGTTGCTTATGAGGTCTGGCTGTTTTAGATGACTGAATGTAAAGATGCTCGGATGTCTTACTATAGAGCACATTGTGAACATTACACCCTAAGGGATGCTCATGTATTAGATTATCATCTATTAACTATTAAACTAAGtattaatttaatgtttatttgtataaCCATTAATACTTATGTTAATATGAGTTGTATGCTTTGTTACAAAGAATCTGTATGCATTGTTTACACTTAATAAAACATCTGACTTTAAATGTGTGAAATTAGTTAGTCCTTTTTATGTCATTATTATTGTCCATTTcactagttcacacttacatcaaattaaagagtaaagattatgcgtatttggcgtgctgtccgggggagggctccgggctcagaatttggcccgaacccagagtatccccTCGGGATAGAGATACTCTAGAACTGGACTGAAGTGTATTATAGATTGTGTTGACATCTAATAAGAGTTTGTTAGAATcaagtgaggagatggggtggtggagggatgctaaaatgaaaatggtcaacgaAAGAAGGTAAATCTGTATATACACACCTCTTATCATAGATTAGCTTGATGTGCTCCACtcgtgtttaattaggtttaattatctgcacgTGTTCCTCCCGAAATTATGTTAATACAAACTTCACTTCAATGTCATGTCATGTTAGTCAAAACTGATGATGTTTCAGAATGTGTTAGAAGCAAGAAAAAGTGttaggatttgagcgagtttgaaaagggccaaattgtgatggcttgaAAACTGGGTCAGAACATTTCCAAAACAGCAGCTGTTGTGCGGTGTTCCCGGTCTAcaggtcagtatctatcaaaagtgctccaaagaaggaacagtggtggaCCAATGACAGGGTTGGTCTGATCAAACTGACAAGCTACTCAAATTGCTCAATCAAGGTGCCCATACTGAGCCCTGTCCACttccgaaagcaccaacagtgggcactaGAGCATGGAGCAATGTAAgaagtggcctggtctgataaatcaCGTTTTGTTTCACAAAGGTTGAGTTGGGTGGTGGATGgtatgtacaccctttcatggaaacggtattccctggtggttgTGACCTcttttagcaggataatgcaccctgccacaaagcaaaaactgTTTAGGAacggtttgaggagcacaacaatgggTTTCCACAGATCTTAATCCAATATATCATCATTGGGAAGTCCAATCCATAATCTTTTGACCAGATTCCTAGGAGTCACTATGAGTAAATGTTTTTCTGAGGTTAATTATGCCACAAAAAAGGAGTCATTCTCATTATCTTACTCGTTTATATAAGATAAGACCCATTTAAAGGTAACGCTGATACATTCTTGAAATTCCCAAATAATATGAGAGAATTCATCATACTGTACAGCACCACTAACATCTGCATTCTTATCTTGGGTTAAACCCGGTTGCACCACAAATCAGAGAAAGAGTTTACAAATCCAGTTAGGTCATTAAGAAAGCAAGTGCTTTCAGTTCAGACATGGACAACTTTATACCCTTTACAGACATGTAAACGTGTAGATGGAGCCTGTTTATTTGGACTTGATGCTTTGCGGTTTCTCTTAATGAGGAAGGTCATTAAGGAATGCCTCTTCTGTCAAATAATGGTATCCTACCTATCAGATTGTGCAGCCAACACTTTATGTGCATTGTTTTAAGGGTAGGGGTAGGTATGGATGTTAATAAAGCTTCAAACCACATGAGTATGTTGCTGGTAGCACAATATGTTTCAACATCGCTATATCGAATTGTGTGCTACCTACTGTTTTAATGGGAGGTAGCAGAAATCATCAGAACAACGCCTTATTATGTGACGAGGTGAACTGTCATTTTATGAACCTCCCTTTATAAACATCCGCTGCTACGGTTATTGCATCACAAACATATCACATCTTTGTGCTACTCTGAATATAATAATAGGCTTCTAAAACAGACAACAGTAAACTGAATTACTCATGTCTttcgattattttttttaaagtcctaCAATACGGATGAGGGAGTTTTCAAaagcatagttttttttttaacccattgTGGGCTGTCAAACATATAGTGTTTGGATAACCTCCAGGATTAAGCTTTCACACTTATGGCCTACAATTAGACATACTATTCACAAACGGACTAACCTACAGTTGTTAATCGAAAGCATATTCTTCTAATAACCACACTATCCCAACCAATAGCCTACTAAATCAACcaaaaaatgtatgttattaGGCTGCATGACAGAAAACCTCCAAAACACGCTGCCAACAAGTTAAAAACAATTAAACGTGAATAACAAGCTATCCAGCAGCAGTGAGTTATTTATCAGTATAACCTATGTGTTGTTGCAAATATTAcataatgaaatattaaaaacaaagaaaagatttttatatatatatataatttttgttcTATTATTTGTTGTTGAAATGTCGTAATATTACcaaaggtttcatttgttaacattagttaatgccagaggtggacaaagtacacaacttcattactttagtaaaagtatACTACttgtcaaatattactctgattttcttatttttactttagtaaaagtacagaaatatttgttttcaaacgtACTTAagtaaatgtataaatgaacattatgccatcatgatGGTTAAGGCATATCAGTGAtcctccatctgacatactagcatacgcctaatt harbors:
- the pla2g4ab gene encoding cytosolic phospholipase A2 isoform X1 gives rise to the protein MSLTDHHIFVEQQISHKFKAKVLRAENVTKGALGDLLDTPDPYVELYIPTAPESRKKTRHIDNDINPEWNETFEFILDPNQDNVLKLTLMDANYVVDEKLGTASYNISKLKVGQTVLVSFLIGKMTNVYLEVSLEECSTMDLRFNLDLCPKEKLYRQHRRDRVMLGIKKLLHMEKPSSLPSSPHEVPVIAVLGSGGGFRAMVGFSGVMKALYESGVLDCTTYVAGLSGSTWYMTSLYSHPEFPTKGPEQINQELMNRVNSNPLRLLLPKHITKYVHALWSKKASGQPVTFTDIFGMLIGETLIPARMDTKLSELQEKINEAQAPMPLFTCLHVKPDVSELKFADWVEFSPYEIGMAKYGTFMTPDLFGSKFFRGNVVKKHKENPLHFLMGVWGSAFSILFNRILGFNDVTNGSTMEEELEQIKPEHIVGEDSLDNDEDPQKEDEYQASWMQRMVSSLFSDSVFFKTREGRAGKVHNFMLGLSLNNNNVPLSSFYETGSPTEDEIDAVTDPFEFDRIYEPLDVKSKKIHVVDSGLTFNLPYPLILRPQRGVDLIISFDFSARPSDSSPPFKELQLAEKWARMNKLPFPKIDPKVFDREGLKECYVFKPKKGERNCPTVIHFVLVNIEFRTFKAPGVPRETDKEREFADFDIFDDPETPYSTFNFHYSKKAFTQLHDLMEFNTLNNIEVIKEGIMDSISYRKESPSRCAVSLSLSEIQNKKLLKRESKGQACQ